The Nocardioides luti genome contains a region encoding:
- a CDS encoding acyl carrier protein encodes MATTEEIRADLADIVNEVAGIDADDVQLDKSFVDDLDVDSLSMVEVVVAAEEKFGVSIPDDEVKNLKTVGDAVAFIERAQG; translated from the coding sequence ATGGCCACCACCGAAGAGATCCGCGCCGACCTCGCCGACATCGTCAACGAGGTCGCGGGCATCGACGCCGACGACGTGCAGCTCGACAAGTCCTTCGTGGACGACCTCGACGTCGACTCCCTGTCCATGGTCGAGGTCGTCGTGGCCGCCGAGGAGAAGTTCGGCGTGTCCATCCCCGACGACGAGGTCAAGAACCTCAAGACCGTCGGCGACGCCGTCGCCTTCATCGAGCGCGCCCAGGGCTGA